In Gigantopelta aegis isolate Gae_Host chromosome 6, Gae_host_genome, whole genome shotgun sequence, the following are encoded in one genomic region:
- the LOC121374068 gene encoding beta-1,4-mannosyltransferase egh-like, whose product MSLHRYTQHILCVCLLFLIIYGYYILLVGDGNVFDPYVRYGRILTWAMYIPRICTYFVVTFAFGNLLGIVCFNTFPESPRLKQSPLLIPFVCFRVVTRGLFPELVKDNIDRNIGLCETVGLQNFMFEVVTDMPINLAKNRCVREIVVPHNYSTSQGSLYKARALQYCLEPEINCLSDNDWIVHLDEETVLTEDSIIGIVNFIAEGKHHFGQGSIVYTKDKIVNWITTLIDSVRVGVDYGVLRFCLKALNRPFFSWKGSFIVANAAAEMDVSFDHGPESSVAEDSFFAMMATTKGYTFGFVDGEMWERSTFTMMDFLRQRRRWLLGIIMAALSSKIPIRHKVGLILMSISGLTLPIMTFGLFLGFIYPLPSWGGIHPLICSPLGTLLFLYIFGTIKSFSLKRIGYLKFALIIISTIGCAVLAIILESIAAFWAWFSHGQIAFHIVKKDTPRKTIV is encoded by the coding sequence ATGAGTCTTCATCGATATACCCAgcacattttgtgtgtgtgtctcctgTTTCTCATCATCTACGGCTACTACATCCTGCTAGTGGGTGATGGAAATGTGTTTGATCCCTACGTCAGATACGGCCGGATTTTGACATGGGCCATGTACATACCGAGGATCTGCACATACTTCGTTGTTACATTTGCATTCGGCAACCTTCTCGGGATCGTCTGTTTCAACACATTCCCGGAAAGTCCTCGTCTGAAACAGTCTCCACTTCTGATTCCGTTCGTCTGCTTCCGCGTGGTGACCCGAGGCCTGTTCCCAGAGCTCGTCAAGGACAACATCGACCGGAATATCGGGCTCTGCGAGACGGTGGGCCTCCAGAACTTCATGTTCGAGGTTGTCACCGACATGCCCATCAATCTGGCAAAGAACCGATGTGTTCGCGAGATCGTCGTCCCACACAACTACAGCACCAGTCAGGGCTCTTTGTACAAAGCCCGAGCACTCCAGTACTGTTTGGAACCAGAGATCAACTGTCTCAGCGACAATGATTGGATTGTGCATCTGGACGAGGAGACGGTTCTGACGGAAGACTCCATCATAGGAATCGTCAACTTCATCGCAGAGGGGAAGCACCACTTCGGTCAGGGTTCCATCGTATACACCAAGGACAAGATCGTCAACTGGATCACCACTCTCATCGACAGCGTCCGTGTCGGGGTTGATTACGGAGTTCTGAGGTTCTGTCTGAAGGCACTCAACAGACCTTTCTTCAGCTGGAAAGGTTCGTTCATTGTCGCCAATGCTGCTGCCGAGATGGATGTCTCGTTTGACCACGGACCAGAGTCGTCGGTGGCAGAAGATTCCTTCTTCGCAATGATGGCAACCACAAAGGGATACACTTTTGGATTCGTGGACGGAGAGATGTGGGAACGCAGCACATTTACGATGATGGACTTCCTCCGACAAAGGCGGCGTTGGCTCTTGGGTATTATTATGGCGGCTCTCAGCTCAAAAATTCCCATCCGGCACAAAGTGGGACTAATACTGATGAGCATTTCCGGTTTAACGTTGCCCATTATGACTTTTGGTTTATTTCTGGGTTTCATTTATCCATTACCATCGTGGGGTGGAATTCATCCACTTATTTGCTCACCATTGGGTACGTTGTTGTTCCTGTATATTTTCGGTACTATAAAATCATTTAGTTTAAAAAGAATAGGATATCTTAAATTTGCCTTAATTATAATTTCCACCATTGGTTGTGCTGTACTTGCTATAATTTTAGAGAGCATCGCAGCTTTTTGGGCGTGGTTTTCACATGGACAAATTGCATTTCATATAGTTAAAAAAGACACTCCACGCAAAACTATAGTTTAG